One segment of Stappia sp. 28M-7 DNA contains the following:
- a CDS encoding phasin, which yields MTKSGKTGFEIPEQMRDFADQSVDQARKAFDEYMSATRKAVGSAEETAQTVKASANDMGRTALEYTEEHVSAAFDLAQKMVRAKDPQEMMQLQSEYLKKQMEALGEQVRELGDKATRTAQDMARKTRD from the coding sequence GTGACGAAAAGCGGCAAGACAGGCTTTGAAATTCCCGAGCAGATGCGCGATTTCGCCGACCAGAGCGTCGATCAGGCCCGCAAGGCCTTCGACGAATACATGTCGGCGACGCGCAAGGCCGTGGGCAGCGCGGAAGAAACCGCCCAGACGGTGAAGGCCAGCGCCAATGATATGGGCCGCACCGCGCTTGAATACACCGAGGAACATGTCTCGGCCGCCTTCGATCTTGCCCAGAAGATGGTCCGGGCCAAGGATCCGCAGGAAATGATGCAGCTGCAGAGCGAGTATCTGAAGAAGCAGATGGAAGCCTTGGGCGAGCAGGTGCGCGAACTCGGCGACAAGGCCACCCGGACCGCGCAGGACATGGCCCGCAAGACCAGGGACTGA
- a CDS encoding phasin, giving the protein MTETKTASAAPKAPRAKTAKAADATVSAFPNFEAFTMPKMEIPAVTREMAEKSIEQAREAYAKLKTAAEDATDLIEDGFETTRRSVLDFNHKAVDAARANTDATFQFVKDLFEVKTLAEVIELQTSFARAQFDAFGAQAKDMQELSTKLAGEMNDTFKGAVEKASKDFKAA; this is encoded by the coding sequence ATGACCGAGACCAAGACCGCTTCCGCTGCGCCGAAGGCGCCGCGTGCCAAGACCGCCAAGGCCGCTGACGCGACCGTTTCCGCTTTCCCGAACTTCGAGGCTTTCACCATGCCGAAGATGGAAATTCCCGCCGTGACCCGCGAGATGGCCGAGAAGAGCATCGAGCAGGCCCGTGAGGCCTATGCCAAGCTCAAGACCGCTGCCGAGGACGCGACCGACCTCATCGAGGACGGTTTCGAGACCACCCGCCGCAGCGTGCTCGACTTCAACCACAAGGCTGTCGACGCGGCCCGCGCCAACACCGACGCCACGTTCCAGTTCGTCAAGGACCTGTTCGAGGTCAAGACCCTGGCCGAGGTGATCGAGCTGCAGACCTCCTTCGCCCGCGCCCAGTTCGATGCGTTCGGCGCCCAGGCCAAGGACATGCAGGAGCTGTCCACCAAGCTGGCCGGCGAGATGAACGACACGTTCAAGGGGGCCGTCGAGAAGGCGTCCAAGGACTTCAAGGCGGCCTGA
- a CDS encoding GcrA family cell cycle regulator: protein MAWTQEREDLLRKLWLQGLSASQIAYVMAGITRNAVIGKAHRMGLPKRSPATSHRPKPRVQRGKPSLALVGAKPAPRESIIEKQFQRSLGLSFESGFQAEQGDRVTLMTLTSRTCKWPIGDPADADFHFCSHEAENGRSYCEFHHGLAYQGVRRRRQASERTVAAVQAMPLRAIAV, encoded by the coding sequence ATGGCTTGGACTCAGGAACGCGAAGATCTGCTCAGGAAGCTGTGGCTGCAGGGGCTCAGCGCCAGCCAGATCGCCTATGTGATGGCGGGCATCACTCGCAATGCAGTGATCGGCAAGGCCCATCGCATGGGGCTTCCCAAGCGTTCGCCGGCTACCAGCCATCGTCCGAAGCCCCGGGTCCAGCGCGGCAAGCCCTCGCTCGCCCTGGTCGGCGCCAAGCCGGCTCCGCGTGAAAGCATCATCGAGAAGCAGTTCCAGCGCAGCCTCGGCCTCAGCTTCGAAAGCGGATTCCAGGCGGAGCAGGGCGATCGCGTCACGCTGATGACGCTGACCAGCCGCACCTGCAAGTGGCCGATCGGCGATCCGGCGGATGCCGACTTCCACTTCTGCAGCCATGAGGCGGAGAACGGCCGCTCCTATTGCGAGTTCCACCACGGTCTTGCCTATCAGGGTGTCCGTCGCCGTCGTCAGGCGTCCGAGCGCACCGTAGCTGCCGTCCAGGCGATGCCGCTTCGAGCGATCGCGGTCTGA
- a CDS encoding thiamine pyrophosphate-binding protein — protein sequence MHGNEARRVAGTGGFLLVKALEQLGAGRVFCVPGESYLPVLDALHDAAIPVTVCRQEGGAAMMAEAWGKLTGRPGICMVTRGPGATNAAAGLHVAQQDSTPMILFVGQIETGMRGRDAFQEVDYRQMFGGIAKWVAEIEDPARIPEMLSRAYHVATSGRPGPVVLALPEDTLARTAEVMELPPFRPVETHPSLAQMAELQKRLWAARRPLAILGGSRWNDAARAAFARFAERFRLPVACSFRRQMLFDNLHPNYAGDVGIGINPALAERVKEADLLLLVGGRMSEMPSQSYELLDIPSPRQALVHVHAGAEELGRVYLPDLAIHATPIGFCAALEGLQPPNEISWSGSADEAHKSYLAWSGARPQVPGALQMAQVMDWLEENLPEDAVLTNGAGNYATWVHRFHRFRRNNTQLAPTSGSMGYGLPAAVAAGLHSPGRRVVCFAGDGCLQMTMQEFGTAVQDGSAIIVVVVDNGMYGTIRMHQEREFPGRVSATTLVNPDFAALARAYGAHAETVLTADEFGPAFERAAASGGPALLHLKLDPEAITPVRTLSQIRAG from the coding sequence ATGCACGGGAACGAGGCGCGCCGGGTCGCTGGTACGGGCGGATTTTTGCTGGTCAAGGCGCTGGAGCAGTTGGGCGCCGGCCGCGTCTTCTGCGTGCCGGGCGAGAGCTATCTGCCGGTGCTGGATGCGCTGCATGATGCGGCTATCCCCGTGACGGTCTGCCGCCAGGAAGGCGGCGCGGCGATGATGGCCGAGGCCTGGGGCAAGCTGACCGGCCGGCCCGGCATCTGCATGGTCACCCGCGGCCCCGGTGCCACCAACGCCGCCGCCGGCCTGCATGTCGCCCAGCAGGATTCCACGCCGATGATCCTCTTCGTCGGCCAGATCGAGACCGGCATGCGCGGCCGCGACGCCTTCCAGGAGGTCGACTACCGCCAGATGTTCGGCGGCATCGCCAAGTGGGTCGCCGAGATCGAGGACCCTGCCCGCATCCCGGAGATGCTCTCGCGCGCCTATCACGTTGCGACCTCCGGCCGCCCCGGCCCGGTGGTTCTCGCCCTGCCGGAGGACACGCTGGCGCGCACCGCCGAGGTGATGGAGCTGCCGCCCTTCCGCCCGGTCGAGACCCATCCCTCGCTGGCCCAGATGGCCGAGCTGCAAAAGCGCCTGTGGGCGGCCCGCCGGCCGCTCGCCATTCTCGGCGGCAGCCGTTGGAACGACGCCGCACGCGCGGCCTTCGCCCGTTTTGCCGAGCGCTTCCGCCTGCCGGTCGCCTGCTCCTTCCGCCGGCAGATGTTGTTCGACAACCTGCATCCCAACTATGCCGGCGATGTCGGCATCGGCATCAACCCGGCGCTGGCTGAGCGGGTGAAGGAGGCGGACCTGCTGCTTCTCGTCGGCGGCCGCATGTCGGAGATGCCGAGCCAGTCCTACGAGTTGCTCGACATTCCCTCGCCGCGCCAGGCGCTGGTGCATGTGCATGCCGGCGCCGAGGAGCTCGGCCGCGTCTATCTTCCCGATCTGGCGATCCATGCGACCCCGATCGGCTTCTGCGCCGCGCTGGAGGGCTTGCAGCCGCCGAACGAGATCTCCTGGTCGGGCAGCGCCGACGAGGCGCACAAGTCCTATCTTGCCTGGTCGGGTGCCCGCCCGCAGGTGCCGGGCGCCCTGCAGATGGCACAGGTGATGGACTGGCTGGAGGAAAACCTGCCGGAAGACGCGGTGCTGACCAACGGCGCCGGCAACTACGCCACCTGGGTGCACCGCTTCCACCGCTTCCGCCGCAACAATACGCAGCTCGCCCCGACCAGCGGCTCGATGGGCTACGGCCTTCCCGCCGCCGTTGCCGCGGGGCTGCATTCGCCCGGTCGCCGCGTCGTCTGCTTTGCCGGCGACGGCTGCCTGCAGATGACCATGCAGGAGTTCGGCACAGCGGTGCAGGACGGGTCGGCGATCATCGTCGTCGTCGTCGATAACGGCATGTACGGCACCATCCGCATGCATCAGGAGCGGGAGTTCCCGGGCCGCGTCTCGGCGACCACCCTGGTCAATCCCGACTTCGCGGCGCTGGCCCGCGCCTATGGCGCCCATGCGGAGACCGTGCTGACGGCGGACGAGTTCGGCCCGGCCTTCGAGCGTGCGGCCGCTTCCGGCGGGCCGGCGCTGCTGCATCTCAAGCTCGATCCGGAGGCGATCACCCCGGTGCGCACGCTGAGCCAGATCCGCGCCGGCTGA
- a CDS encoding bifunctional acetate--CoA ligase family protein/GNAT family N-acetyltransferase has product MTIRNLEALFRPASLAVVGPNRFGGQVLELLLSRLAGGSFAGDVTTIACPADGARGGLSAARAIAELTSAPDLALYLGSPEDAPAVVAALGAAGTRAVAALSPGYDRWDEATVTATLQAARPHTLRLLGPGSLGIAAPASGLAAHMGVCGADKGDLAFIARSGTVVNATLSWAKANGIGFSAIASLGQRTDVDVSDLLDWFALDYRTRAILVHLETIANPRKFLSAARVAARSKPVVVLRSGASRERIGERVTHAGRIAVQDAVYDAALARAGVLRVGDIDEMFEAVETVSRVKPVAGRRLAILATGGSLATLAADQLERQGGQLAELEAATATQLEPLRREGQTRANPLILHETSPPARYGEAAKTLLGDRNVDAVLAVAAPSAFVDLEEIAGELAKAHGETQSGYGRRKPLLVALAAGAPLPRQPLDAARIPCHASASEAVRSFMHLVRYADAREMLMAAPPSLPAGFTTDSKTAQRLVRQVLDSGRTWLRPDEIASLLACYGIKQAPWQLAATPDEAEVLARGMLMQAERLALKLVSPQLPFKSDVGGVVLDLASPEAVRIAAATLLERIGAAHPAAEITGILLQPMVRSASGTEIFIGLADDPGFGPVLLFGHGGTGVEVMGDVAFALPPLDLNLAQALIRQTRVSRLLAGFRNRPAADLDAIALTLVKVAQIAVDLPEVRELDLNPLVADAGGVTALDARIALCEPEVHRGRHPTSRLAIAPYPKEWEKQLQLKDGSTVDIRPVRPEDEERYRRFFEKVSPHDLRLRFFAPVKEFNHAFMQRLVQLDYSRAMAFAALTPGTDEILGVVRLHADPDHRTGEYAIIVQSDLKGRGLGWALMQLIIDYARSDGIETITGEVLKENTTMLAMCTALGFTVKSSVDDDAIAKVTLPIAPAEGTSVEPA; this is encoded by the coding sequence ATGACGATCCGCAATCTCGAAGCGCTCTTCCGCCCGGCCTCGCTGGCCGTGGTCGGGCCAAACCGTTTCGGCGGGCAGGTGCTCGAACTTCTGCTGTCGCGCCTTGCGGGCGGCAGCTTCGCCGGCGATGTGACGACCATCGCCTGTCCGGCGGACGGCGCCCGCGGCGGACTGTCCGCCGCCCGCGCCATCGCCGAGCTGACCTCCGCCCCCGACCTTGCACTCTATCTCGGCAGTCCCGAGGACGCGCCGGCCGTGGTCGCGGCGCTGGGGGCCGCCGGCACCCGCGCCGTCGCCGCCCTGTCGCCCGGCTACGACCGATGGGACGAGGCCACCGTCACAGCGACGCTGCAGGCCGCCCGCCCCCACACCCTGCGCCTGCTCGGCCCCGGAAGCCTGGGCATCGCCGCGCCGGCGTCGGGGCTGGCCGCCCATATGGGCGTGTGCGGGGCCGACAAGGGCGACCTTGCCTTCATCGCCCGCTCGGGCACGGTGGTGAATGCGACACTGTCCTGGGCAAAGGCCAACGGCATCGGGTTTTCCGCCATTGCCTCGCTCGGCCAGCGCACGGATGTCGACGTGTCGGACCTGCTCGACTGGTTCGCTCTCGACTACCGCACCCGGGCGATCCTGGTGCATCTGGAAACCATCGCCAATCCGCGCAAGTTCCTGTCGGCGGCCCGCGTCGCCGCCCGCTCCAAGCCGGTCGTGGTGCTGCGCTCGGGTGCCAGCCGCGAGCGGATCGGCGAGCGCGTCACCCATGCCGGACGGATCGCCGTGCAGGACGCGGTCTACGATGCGGCGCTGGCGCGCGCCGGCGTGCTGCGCGTCGGCGATATCGACGAGATGTTCGAGGCGGTGGAAACGGTGAGCCGGGTGAAGCCGGTGGCCGGGCGCCGCCTTGCCATCCTGGCGACCGGCGGCAGCCTGGCGACGCTTGCCGCCGACCAGCTGGAGCGCCAGGGCGGGCAGCTCGCCGAACTGGAGGCGGCCACCGCAACGCAGCTGGAACCGCTGCGCCGGGAAGGACAGACGCGGGCCAACCCGCTGATCCTGCACGAGACCTCGCCGCCTGCCCGCTATGGCGAGGCCGCGAAGACGCTGCTCGGCGACCGCAACGTCGATGCGGTGCTGGCGGTTGCCGCGCCGTCCGCCTTCGTGGACCTGGAGGAGATCGCCGGCGAGCTGGCGAAGGCGCATGGCGAGACGCAATCGGGCTACGGCCGGCGCAAGCCGCTGCTGGTGGCGCTGGCCGCCGGGGCGCCGCTGCCGCGCCAGCCGCTGGATGCCGCGCGCATTCCCTGCCACGCCAGCGCCTCGGAAGCGGTGCGCTCGTTCATGCACCTGGTGCGCTACGCCGATGCCCGCGAGATGCTGATGGCGGCGCCGCCCAGCCTGCCGGCCGGCTTCACCACCGACAGCAAGACGGCGCAGCGGCTGGTGCGACAGGTGCTCGACAGCGGGCGAACCTGGCTGCGCCCGGACGAGATTGCCTCGCTGCTCGCGTGCTACGGCATCAAGCAGGCACCGTGGCAGCTGGCGGCAACGCCGGACGAGGCCGAGGTACTGGCACGCGGCATGCTGATGCAGGCCGAACGGCTGGCGCTGAAACTCGTCTCGCCGCAGCTCCCCTTCAAGTCGGATGTGGGCGGCGTGGTGCTCGACCTTGCCTCGCCCGAGGCGGTGCGGATCGCCGCCGCCACCCTGCTGGAGCGGATCGGCGCGGCGCATCCGGCGGCCGAGATCACCGGCATCCTGCTGCAGCCGATGGTGCGCTCGGCGAGCGGAACGGAGATCTTCATCGGCCTTGCCGACGATCCGGGCTTCGGGCCGGTCCTGCTGTTCGGCCATGGCGGCACCGGCGTCGAGGTGATGGGCGACGTCGCATTCGCCCTGCCCCCGCTCGATCTCAACCTGGCACAGGCGCTGATCCGCCAGACGCGGGTCAGCCGGCTGCTCGCCGGCTTCCGCAACCGCCCGGCCGCCGATCTCGACGCCATCGCGCTGACCCTCGTCAAGGTCGCGCAGATCGCCGTCGACCTGCCGGAGGTCCGCGAACTCGACCTCAACCCGCTGGTCGCCGATGCCGGCGGCGTCACCGCGCTGGACGCGCGCATCGCCCTGTGCGAGCCGGAAGTGCATCGCGGGCGCCACCCGACCTCGCGGCTCGCCATCGCGCCCTATCCGAAGGAATGGGAAAAGCAGCTGCAGCTCAAGGACGGCAGCACCGTCGACATCCGCCCGGTGCGGCCGGAGGACGAGGAGCGCTATCGCCGCTTCTTCGAGAAAGTGTCGCCGCACGACCTGCGGCTGCGCTTCTTCGCGCCGGTCAAGGAGTTCAACCACGCCTTCATGCAGCGGCTGGTGCAGCTGGACTATTCGCGCGCCATGGCTTTTGCCGCGCTGACGCCGGGCACGGACGAGATCCTCGGCGTGGTGCGCCTGCATGCCGACCCGGACCACCGCACGGGCGAATACGCGATCATCGTCCAGTCGGACCTGAAGGGGCGCGGCCTCGGCTGGGCCCTGATGCAGCTGATCATCGACTATGCGCGCTCGGACGGCATCGAGACGATCACCGGCGAGGTCCTGAAGGAAAACACCACCATGCTGGCGATGTGCACCGCGCTCGGCTTCACCGTGAAGTCATCGGTCGACGACGACGCCATCGCCAAGGTGACGCTGCCGATCGCCCCCGCCGAAGGCACAAGCGTGGAGCCCGCCTGA
- a CDS encoding universal stress protein, with the protein MAIKDILTLVDLAGKQHAAQMALDLATRTGAHATGLTVAFEPVVPGFIAGPMPADYIEIARGQALKAAKSAGETFAEMARKAGVGAEIRTAEVITGGSAEAVLSHCRLTDLVVIGQDNPDAPEPMRELLIETVLFEAGVPVLVVPYIGGGLQMKNVMVAWDGSPTASRAVHAAMPMLQMAKKVTVMIVETGRRITEGEPGSDIATYLARHGLSVTVDVVPRPGSGVADAILNYVSDHGVDMIAMGGYGHSRMREFLFGGATREILASMTVPVLMAH; encoded by the coding sequence ATGGCTATCAAGGACATTCTCACGCTGGTCGACCTGGCCGGCAAACAGCATGCGGCGCAGATGGCGCTCGACCTGGCAACCCGCACCGGCGCACATGCGACCGGCCTGACGGTCGCCTTCGAGCCCGTCGTGCCCGGTTTCATCGCCGGCCCGATGCCGGCGGATTATATCGAGATCGCCCGCGGCCAGGCGCTGAAGGCGGCCAAGAGCGCCGGCGAGACCTTCGCCGAAATGGCCCGCAAGGCAGGCGTCGGCGCCGAGATCCGCACCGCCGAGGTCATCACCGGCGGTTCCGCCGAGGCGGTGCTTAGCCATTGCCGGCTGACCGACCTGGTGGTCATCGGCCAGGACAATCCGGATGCGCCGGAGCCGATGCGCGAGCTGCTGATCGAGACTGTGCTGTTCGAGGCCGGCGTGCCGGTGCTGGTCGTGCCCTATATCGGCGGCGGCCTGCAGATGAAGAATGTCATGGTCGCGTGGGACGGCAGCCCGACGGCAAGCCGCGCCGTGCATGCGGCGATGCCGATGCTGCAGATGGCCAAGAAGGTCACCGTCATGATCGTGGAGACCGGCCGCCGGATCACCGAGGGCGAGCCCGGCTCCGACATCGCCACCTATCTCGCCCGGCACGGCCTGTCGGTCACCGTCGACGTGGTGCCGCGGCCCGGCTCGGGCGTCGCCGATGCGATCCTCAACTACGTCTCCGACCACGGCGTCGACATGATCGCGATGGGCGGCTACGGCCATTCGCGCATGCGCGAGTTCCTGTTCGGCGGCGCAACGCGCGAGATCCTCGCCTCGATGACCGTGCCGGTGCTGATGGCGCATTGA
- a CDS encoding fasciclin domain-containing protein produces MRKYFMGAALATALATAGTANAANIVETAQEAGTFNTLIAAAQAAGLVEALSAPGPITVFAPTDEAFAALPAGTVENLLKPENKGQLAALLSYHVVGQEITSDQIPAATTEVETLKGEGDRTITVVKSDSGVTVDGANVVTADIKADNGVIHVIDKVIMPSE; encoded by the coding sequence ATGCGCAAATACTTCATGGGTGCAGCCCTCGCGACGGCCCTGGCCACTGCCGGCACCGCGAATGCGGCAAATATCGTAGAGACGGCCCAGGAAGCCGGAACCTTCAACACGCTGATCGCGGCCGCTCAGGCTGCCGGTCTGGTCGAGGCCCTGTCGGCCCCCGGCCCGATCACCGTCTTCGCGCCGACCGACGAGGCCTTCGCCGCGCTTCCCGCGGGCACGGTCGAGAATCTCCTGAAGCCGGAGAACAAGGGCCAGCTGGCCGCGCTCCTGAGCTACCACGTGGTCGGCCAGGAGATCACCTCGGATCAGATCCCGGCCGCCACGACCGAGGTCGAGACGCTCAAGGGCGAGGGCGACCGCACGATCACCGTGGTGAAGAGCGACAGCGGCGTGACCGTCGACGGGGCCAATGTGGTCACCGCCGACATCAAGGCCGACAACGGCGTCATCCATGTCATCGACAAGGTGATCATGCCGTCCGAGTGA
- a CDS encoding acyl-CoA dehydrogenase family protein → MQFSLSEEEYLIQDTARKLAEDRIAPLAEELDQGGGREAFLANLKLLAENGFMGLNISPDHGGTGAGSVAFAIAVEEIGRACASTGVTVSVSNMVAEVIQAVGNDEQRARYLPLLTDGTYAAGAFCLTETGAGSDPASMRTRAEREGDDYILNGSKLYITSAEYAGVFVVWAVTDKEAPKGKGISCFLVEAGTPGLVIGKAEKKMGQTGSATNEVHFENCRVPASALLGRENDGFRIAVGELAGGRIGIAALSLGIARAAMERAKAYVKERRQFGKAISDMQGVQWMIADRETELEAARLLILQAAALKDEGKPFAREASMAKLFASEAAQRATYAALQLHGGAGYIREYPLERLARDARITTIYEGTSEIQRLIIAREALRDQ, encoded by the coding sequence AAAGCTCGCCGAAGACAGGATCGCCCCGCTGGCCGAGGAACTGGACCAGGGCGGCGGCCGGGAGGCCTTTCTCGCCAATCTGAAGCTGCTTGCCGAAAACGGCTTCATGGGCCTCAACATCTCGCCCGACCATGGCGGCACGGGCGCGGGCAGCGTCGCCTTCGCCATCGCGGTGGAGGAGATCGGCAGGGCCTGCGCCTCCACCGGCGTCACCGTCTCGGTCTCCAACATGGTGGCCGAGGTCATCCAGGCGGTGGGCAATGACGAGCAGCGCGCGCGCTACCTGCCGCTGCTGACCGACGGCACCTATGCCGCCGGCGCCTTCTGCCTGACGGAAACGGGCGCGGGCTCCGACCCGGCCTCGATGCGCACACGCGCCGAACGTGAGGGCGACGACTATATTCTGAACGGCTCCAAGCTCTACATCACCTCGGCCGAATATGCCGGCGTCTTCGTGGTGTGGGCCGTCACCGACAAGGAAGCCCCGAAGGGCAAGGGCATCAGCTGCTTCCTGGTGGAAGCGGGCACGCCGGGCCTCGTCATCGGCAAGGCCGAGAAGAAGATGGGCCAGACCGGCTCGGCGACCAACGAGGTGCATTTCGAGAATTGCCGCGTGCCGGCAAGCGCGCTGCTCGGCCGCGAGAACGACGGGTTCCGCATCGCCGTCGGCGAACTGGCCGGCGGGCGCATCGGCATCGCCGCCCTGTCGCTGGGCATCGCCCGTGCGGCGATGGAGCGGGCCAAGGCCTATGTGAAGGAGCGCCGGCAGTTCGGCAAGGCGATCTCCGACATGCAGGGCGTGCAATGGATGATCGCCGACCGGGAGACCGAGCTGGAGGCGGCACGGCTGCTGATCCTGCAGGCCGCGGCGCTGAAGGACGAGGGCAAGCCCTTCGCCCGCGAGGCCTCGATGGCCAAGCTCTTCGCCTCGGAAGCCGCCCAGCGCGCCACCTATGCGGCGCTGCAGCTGCATGGCGGGGCCGGCTATATCCGCGAATATCCGCTGGAGCGGCTGGCGCGCGATGCCCGCATCACCACGATCTACGAGGGCACCTCGGAGATCCAGCGGCTGATCATCGCCCGCGAGGCACTGCGCGACCAGTAG